Part of the Falco cherrug isolate bFalChe1 chromosome 1, bFalChe1.pri, whole genome shotgun sequence genome, CAAGGAAGGAGGACAGGAGAAGGTAGTGCGgaattttgcagttatttttctagCTGAGGGCCAGCAGGATTTGCAAACCTCCTTCCCCAGTTTGGAACAGAGCTACAAATGCCTCTCGCCACACCCTGCGCTTGCACGCACCCTCGTGTGCCAGCACTGTGACATGTGCGGGACAGAtaaggctgtgctgggaagcgTCTGTGCTCTGTGCAGAGCAATCCTGCCACTCTGTTCCTGCGGGGAGGGGACCCAGGGAGCCACCAGCCATCCTGTCCTGGTGTCATCTCAGCTCTAGCATCCTCTGGGATAAAAGCCCTGcagacagctgcagcaggggtgaagcttccccctccctgtttcactccaaggggaaaaaaaaaaaatccctccacAGTTAATAACCCCCAAGTGGGGGCTGCCGACAGTGTGCAGGAAAGTGTCCCGCCCTGCAGCTGTCCCGGGGGGAGCAAAACGCCCCTGAGCTTGTATCCTGATGGGGAAATCCAGCCCCTGGTCACAGCAGGAAGCTGCCATTGAGCAGCTGGTGTCACCACGGTATCACAGTGTGtgggcagtgctgccagcagcgaGCGGGACCTGGCCTGGCTGCATGCCACCGTTTTGGGGTACTCCCTTGCTGTGCTCATCCCCTTGCTGTGTGGAGGTGACACTCTGTGGAGGCAGGATGCGGTGGGCATGcccctgtccatcccagccatGCAGCGGCTGGGTCACCGGGCAGGACAGGCTTGTCCCTGCCAGCTGGGCATGCTTGTTCCTTGTGCCCAGAGAGTTTCCAGAAGGATGTGGGGACATAAcggagcagctggggctgctgatggcagagctgtggcagcaTGGTCCCTGCCTGAGTGTGACCAGGACACATGTTGCGTGAGGGGATGTGGGCAAAGAGGGGAGAGCAGAGTTTGTgcgctggcagcagctggagccccTTCCTCTTGCTGACTCAGTGTCTGTTTTGCTCAGCGTTTGAGGTTGAAAGCAACCACGCTGTGCCGGGAAGTGGCTGAGCCTTGCTGAGATGACAGGGGCCGGCTAGTGTTGTGCAATCCAAAGGGATGCTCCTGACATcattcccacccccacccccccaagcaTTGCTGCTGATGGGCTCCAGCTCTCAACCAGCACCTCTGCGATGGGAACCTGGGCTgagcctggtgctgctggtgtcaCGAGTCCCAAATCGGGGTCATGTCCCCATCCCTATTCACGCCCTGGTACCAGCAGTCTGCCCCTTGTGATGGAGTCATGGCTTGAGCAGGGTTCGTCTTTCCTCCTCCAGCCATGGAATGGGTCCTTGGGGTCCCAGCCATGCCCCACTGCCCTGCAGTGCCACAAGCTAGCAGCTACGGGGCCAGGCAGGGTTTTCAGGCAAGAGCCAGGTGCAGCTTTGTGTGTATGTCAGAAACGATGTGGCCCATTAGAAACACGGTGGgtttaaaaactgcatttagGTTCTTGAAGCGCCTTGTATTCTTGCTCTGCATCCttcagggctgggagggagaaagagagaaaagcccCCCATCACCTTCCTCTGGCAGCTGGGGCTTGAGCACAGACCCCCTGCCTGGGGGTTCGGCTGCATTTGCCTAGAGGATTTAGTGCCGGCTGTGCCTGAGGAAGGCTctggaggggcaggagcagggccagcCCAGCTCCGGAGTTGCCTGCTATGCATGACCTGAGCGCTTCACTGCTGTCCCCGAGGGCAGCTGGTCCCCTCGCATCTGGCAGCGCTGATAAGGGGCCGGAGAGGGCGGGGGGCAGCCGGCAGCTCCCCCTGGCCCTGGGCggcagcagggagagccagCTCAGATCAGCGCCCGGACCCGGGCTCAGCCCGGGGCTGACGAGGCTCACATGGGCAGATCTTTGCTGTGGACTTGGTGGCAGGTCCCAAGCAGCCAGCACGGTGACAAGGAAATGTCGTGGACAGTGACAGCCTTACCGGGTCATTCCTGGGGGCTGAAAATCAACCTGATGATGCTGaagtcagcagagctgtgtgtgccCTCAGGCCTGGGACCAGCACAGAGATGGGATGCTCCAGGCACTTCTCCCTGCAGGGCAGCTTGTGGAACTCGGCATGCCCGGGCTTCCCCATCACTGATGTAATGCTGAGTGTCACACAGGTGAGGTGGCACACATGGTGACCTCCATCATCCCAggctcccctctccctgcctccatcctggtgggagcagcaggaggaggttTAGCTAGAAAAACGCTACTCGTGGGTTCAAACAATTCAAATCACCTGGTGAATGCAACTCAAATCACCTGGTGTATGCAGGTGGACAGCCCCAGTGCCCGAGCTGGATGGCCCTGCCCAGGTTAGAGGGGGGGTCCCTGGcctggggcagtgctgggaaatgccttctgctttcctgactcAGCTCCTGATGGAGCACTCTCTTTGCTGAGTCAGCAGGTGCAGCCCCCACGCTGCCCCGCAGAGCCCGTGCACCCTGGTGGGCACCTACCAACTCCCCAAGGGCCAGGTCACGGCTTAGGGGGCCCACAGCTGGTGGGGACAGCCCCCAACCTCCCCCAAACTGACTTCACCCTGCAGGGCCAAGGGTTTCCAGAGGTGCTGTGGGAGCTCGAGGCATGCTGCCCTGCTTGTttcagggctgggggtgcccaaGCAGCACCCAGGGGTCCTGCCCTCAAGCACGCTGCCGCCAGCTCCTCTGGGTGCCATCGCACCGCTTCTGCTCCCTGTGCCTGCCttgcagggcagctgcagcctgggctcaCGCTGTCCCCCCTCACGGGGACCGCTGGGCTTGgaagcaggctgggggacagaGGGATGTGGAATCCTGCCAGGCTTGTAACTACAGCCCAACCAGGGCCCTCAAGCACAAAACCTGAGCCCCATGGGGAACAGGGGAAGCAGAAGTGTCCGTCTGCCAGTGCAGGTGTCTTTCCTGGCCCCACCCCATCCGCAGTGAATGCGGGGAATTGGGACCTTGAGTCCCAGCATGCTGGGGGGACTGAGCCGTGTCATGAGTTGTGGGGTTCAGCCCGTTAAAGTCACGGCCAAGAGTGTTTGGGGCCAGGTGCCCCTGGGGAGGTTAGGTTTTGAACCTCCGCTTTGGTTCCACCTTTCTTTCCTCAGGGTGTCCGAAAGCGCAGCTGGCATCACCTGGGGTGCACAGGGGTGCTCAGTGCGAGGCTCTGGCCTGGGCGTAAAACATCTCTGCAGACTGTGGGAGTGCTCAAGACGAATCTCTGCAGGACCCTGTGTCCCCATCTGTGCCACCTCCcctgcttttccagcaaggaccctccatcccagctcaccTCCCATGGCCTCTGATAGGGATGCAGCTCAGGGAGCTTGTGGGGATCGGGGGCAGCTCCCCTCCCTGTGGGGCTGCGGCAAATGCTGCCCCAGCTCAAAAAGCCCTCCCTAGGATGTACCACGACCCCACCACCCTAcgccctgctctccctgccaggTGACAGCTATGGGGtgctgccccggccctgccgtgCGCTAGTGCTGCTGAACCCGCAGAGCGGCGCTGGCCGCGCCATCCAGGACTTCCAGGTGGTGGTGCAGCCCATGCTGGCTGAGGCCGACATCGCTACCACTGTCTTCATTACTGGTGAGTCCACAAACAGCTCCctcacctccttctcctcccttcctgGGATCCTACTTGGGTGCTgccgtgctgggatgggctccTCGGAGGGCCCGTACCCCTGGCATTGCCACAGCTGTGGCTCCTGTGGGGTTGGTTTGGACAAGACGATGGGTGGGTTGCACtcaatagaatcatagaatcattgcatggtttgggttggaagggaccttaaggatCACCTGGTTCCACCTacctgccctgggcaggaacaccttccactagcccagggtgctcccagccccggCCAGCCCGGCCtcgggcactgccagggatggggcacccacagctgctctgggcaacctgtgccaatatctcaccaccctcacagtgaaggatttcttcctcatatctaaatctaccctcccTTAGTTAACAGGGGTGACTGCCTCGCCTCCTGCACCCCTGGCTGGAACCCCCATGGGgacagtggggctggggtcactgcctgagggctggcagcaggcagggcagagaggCTTGAGGGTGACGCTCGACTCTCTCCACTTTCCCCTACAGAGAGACCCTACCATGCACAGGAGAAGGTGCGGGATGAGGACCTGTCACAGTGGGACACATTGGTGATCATGTCTGGGGATGGGCTGCTGTACGAGGTGAGCAGCATGTGGGCATCCCCCCGGCCAGGGTGGGTAGAGAGCCAGGACAAGAGGGGTACCTGCGGCAGGAGCCAAGCTTCGAGAcacaaaggcaggcagggaatgGCAAAGGAGAGATGGCATCTGGCCAGGGGCTCTGCGGGCTCTGCtccccccaggctgggcaggggccACTGGGTTCCCTGCCCCCTTGGTTGCCACAagctccctccatccctgcaggtgGTGAATGGGCTCATGGAGCGGTCGGACTGGGAGGATGCCATGAAGAAGCCACTGTGCATCTTGCCCGGGGGCTCTGGGAATGCCCTGGCTGCCTCCATCAACCACTACGCAGGGTGAGCATCGGCTCCGCTGCCAGCACCGCACTGGCTGGCACCGCACAGGCTGGCACACGTGGCTGTGCTGACACGGAGGCAGGGGGGATGAGGGAAGCAAAAGGCTGTGCATAGCTCCAGCCCAGGggaggggtgctgggctgcccagcacGGGGGTGCCTGTCTGGGTCCCCATCTCCCTGCAGGCtggtgcagcacagccccagctgggcCCTGTGACCATCAGGTTGCATCCCTGCGTCGTCAGctccccccaggcccttcctcctctctgggCTCTGAGTCTGGCAAAGCTTTACCCTGAAGGATCCACCCTGGGGCACAGCTGatcctgctgcagggaagggggacTGGGATTGCCCtggcccagcagccccagctcagtTCCCTCTTTCAGGAGCTGGTTTATCCTTCCAACCCCCAGCAACGCCTCTCCCATCAGCTGTCCCTGAGGGACACTGGCACCCAGCTGAGATACATCCCAGCCGTGACACAGGGGTGAGGGTTGCGCATGGATGCTGTGACAGCAGGAGAGGCCCCGAGCTGGGTCCAGCCCAAACTCACCCTCTCCATCCCTTGCAGCAATGATCACGTTGCCAAGAAGAAGCTGCTGACGAACTGCACCTTCATCCTCTGCAAGGGGCTGCACACGCAGATGGACCTGGTCTCGCTGAGCACGGCCTCAGGCAAGCGCCTGTTCTCCTTCCTCGGCTTCGGCTGGGGCTTCATCTCGGATGTGGACATCGACAGTGAGAAGTACCGCTGGCTGGGCAATGCCCGCTTCACCCTGGGCACCCTTCAGTGCCTGGCCAAGCTGCGGGTATACCAGGGCCGCCTCTCCTACCTGCCTGCTGTCCCCGAGCAGGACACCTCCTCGGcacccagggacccccccaTGCCTGTCACCAATGGCCAGCCTAGCCACGTCCCGCCGCCAGCGGGGACGGATGTGCCTGGGTCTCTGCCCAACGACTCGCTGCTGGTGCCGCTGGGCCAGCCAGTGCCGGCGCACTGGACAGTGGTCCCTGAGGAGGAGTTTGTCTCTGTCTATGCCATTTACCAGTCCCACCTGGGCACTAACCTGCTGATGGCACCGGCGGCCCGGCTGCACGATGGCTGCATCCACCTCTTCTACCTGAAGGCTGGCATCAGCCGCGTGGCGCTGCTGAAGCTCTTCCTGGCCATGGCCAGGGGGACTCACCTGGACTTGAACTGTCCCCACCTGTGCTACGTCTGTGTCCGGGCTTTCCGCCTGGAGCCGCGCGCAGCCACAGGCATCATGACAGTGGATGGCGAGGCGCTGGCTTGTGAGCCCGTGCAGGGCCAAATCCACAGCCGCCTCTGCCGCATCCTCAGTGGCTCCTGAGCTGCCAGGTTCGGCACCcctgtggtgctgagctgccggcacagcccagcacgAGGGCAGCAGAGCCTTCCTCCCACTCAGgaacctccttctcctcctcctcccataGCAATAGCTCTTGGGGGCTGTGGGTACTCATGCCCTTGCTTGCCCCCATGCTTAGCTTTACCCCCCTGGGACAGCCACCAACACTGTCCCAAAAATGAGCCACGAGCCCCATCAGGTACTCGGTGCCAGCAAGATGCCAGCGTGTTTTATCCTGGTACGAGGTCCCGACCCCAGGTGGCTGCGCCggcacagccctgtcccctccccgGCTTGGATGCACCTGGTGGCATCACTCTTGTCCCCGCCATGGAGGCAGTGCCACCTCACAGGGATGGTCAGGACCAATATATCATATATCTAGTACAAGAAattgactttttaaataatgtttctaCCCAAAGCTTCCTGTAGAAGCAGAGTTTATTCTTGCAAGAAGTGCAATAAATATCTAGTGTTTGCAAAAAATTTCCCCCCGGGTTTTAAATCCAAGCTCATGGCTGCCGtcaggggcagggctgcagtgctGTCACCCCAGGCCCACTTGGCTGTCAGGC contains:
- the SPHK1 gene encoding sphingosine kinase 1 isoform X1, translated to MAAGRRAPPEPGGGGAPVLLQGIFGAGPSPGAAPCSLALTARELQVRRPGGSAGPDTALRLADCVGSAAFPAAAAAACFSLVCYPLRGPRWGSPARQRLERTFRVCLGPDAEGNLRIAQAWSRRIRELSVPAVPTQDGDSYGVLPRPCRALVLLNPQSGAGRAIQDFQVVVQPMLAEADIATTVFITERPYHAQEKVRDEDLSQWDTLVIMSGDGLLYEVVNGLMERSDWEDAMKKPLCILPGGSGNALAASINHYAGNDHVAKKKLLTNCTFILCKGLHTQMDLVSLSTASGKRLFSFLGFGWGFISDVDIDSEKYRWLGNARFTLGTLQCLAKLRVYQGRLSYLPAVPEQDTSSAPRDPPMPVTNGQPSHVPPPAGTDVPGSLPNDSLLVPLGQPVPAHWTVVPEEEFVSVYAIYQSHLGTNLLMAPAARLHDGCIHLFYLKAGISRVALLKLFLAMARGTHLDLNCPHLCYVCVRAFRLEPRAATGIMTVDGEALACEPVQGQIHSRLCRILSGS
- the SPHK1 gene encoding sphingosine kinase 1 isoform X2, producing the protein MLPQLKKPSLGCTTTPPPYALLSLPGDSYGVLPRPCRALVLLNPQSGAGRAIQDFQVVVQPMLAEADIATTVFITERPYHAQEKVRDEDLSQWDTLVIMSGDGLLYEVVNGLMERSDWEDAMKKPLCILPGGSGNALAASINHYAGNDHVAKKKLLTNCTFILCKGLHTQMDLVSLSTASGKRLFSFLGFGWGFISDVDIDSEKYRWLGNARFTLGTLQCLAKLRVYQGRLSYLPAVPEQDTSSAPRDPPMPVTNGQPSHVPPPAGTDVPGSLPNDSLLVPLGQPVPAHWTVVPEEEFVSVYAIYQSHLGTNLLMAPAARLHDGCIHLFYLKAGISRVALLKLFLAMARGTHLDLNCPHLCYVCVRAFRLEPRAATGIMTVDGEALACEPVQGQIHSRLCRILSGS